A segment of the Corylus avellana chromosome ca2, CavTom2PMs-1.0 genome:
tcatattaataattattgatgtgacaaaagatgagttactgtttgccacgtaaAAAACATaccatttttttgtagtgggtgTGTGAAATTTTTCTAAAGAGtaagttttgtttggttttagaGAAGCAGTTGGTGTTCTGAAAAGTGAATTGTttgcaaaatattttaagaaatgtttattttttgtttttaaaaatataaagagactTTTTCAAACCAGTAACAAATATAACTACAGATTCAACTAAGTTGTCCTACTGGCTGGAATCCTTAGGTTTTTCAGTAACCCAATGGTTCGGGTTgaatattcttaattttgttCGTTTTACATTACTAGAAAATACCTTTTTATAGTAGTTTCCTtctatttgattaattaaaCATGTATGTGGTTATAGACTTTTATGCCCATCTTTTTTGCTTGGGTTTAATCTTGTAAACAAAAGTTATCCATAATGCCCGCTAGGGTTAGCTCAATAGTCGTCTCGTTTGGTCACTATTAGAAAATCGGTCACTCTTATAGACGGAGGGATCGTATATTCAAAGTTTACCCGAATAAAACTGGCAGCCTAGCTTATAGAGTTtcacattattaaaaaaaaaagaaaaaaaaaaaagaaaaaaatgtaggTGGGTGGGGGACTCCAATGAGACAAAATGTGAACTCCAAGTTCtgttttataataaaattttcaataaataagaaatacaagtcaataaaaatgattttccgATAAACAACAAATCgtgaaaaataatttcctttgtTAACAAACCGTGAGTTGTTTACTTTTAGCAAGTGATACTAAAACACATGCTTTTGTGCAGCTTTCCTAACTTATAttgtttaaaaaagttaaaaaataaataaattaaagtaaagtccatttaatcctctcaaactatcatcctaatgacaatctattctcaaactatcaattgctacaatttaccctcaaaactaccaaaacaataagaatgtaaacccaattttaaaaaaaatgacaaaattaccctcactaaaataaaaataaaaataaaaatactattttttttttcaaaatttaagggtatttttgtcttattgaaaattgtaTAGGgttaatttcgtcattttgcaaGCATTGGgagagtacattgtcattgttttggtagtttgtgggtaaattgtcgtaattgatagtttgtgggatagattgtcattggggtggtagtttgatgagGTTAAGacgttaagtggactttacaaaaaaaaaaaaaaaaacaaaacaaaaacaaaattagaagtGAATAAACACTATTCTATTAGCCCAAGAAAATATGGATATAATGTAACgtagcatttaaaattactctacCAATATGAAAATATGACATTTTGGTAATCTTTTGAAGCATAACTTCATGACAGCGAAAATATGCCTTTTAGTAGAGGTAATAATTTGTGTTCACGTGTCGAGTTCGATTCATGTTGAAGctgtgtataagactatatggCTCAACCATAActcgaccaatttaattaaacgagttaaacCTCTCAACCTTAACCCTCTAAATTTGTATTGTGTTCGCGGATCATGTAAAAATTGTCTGTCATTATGTTGCTTGTCAGATTCGAGTCGAAGCATTAgtataaaattagataaatcaATCTTAACTCGccaaatttaattaaacaagtcaaattcctcaaccctaaccctttaatttcTAATTGGGTTCGTTTCAAATTGGTGGGTCTAACTAGTTCTTAGGAAAAATGCCAAAATTATGTACCCTCGCGCAAAAGAAAGCCTTTAgggaaaagtttcaaaattGCCTTCTTCAACATGCTCTTCCCAGTAAGTGAGTGAAAAACTTTAAAGcctataaaattattataaaattttagatgaattatacttaaattttgatctaatggtaattttgaaagccacattaattttagaaggataaaaagatgatcaCTAATATTACTCTAAACatttttaatagtcatttattacTATTCTACTAACGTAGAAATCCTGACTTTGATGGAACTAAATtttatctagttaattatattggaagaatatttttttcccttcaaaaaataaaaaaccaataatacactttaaatataattaaacggATACTCTCCCgtttcattttaaaattgaatttgtGTCATTTCCCGTAAGTGACTGAAGCAGCCATCAATGCATTTCTCTGTTCACTTCCTCTAAACATCAATTTTCAACGATATTTACTATtctgttttatatttattttaaatgtgaaaaaaatttggTCGTCTCTCTCTGATCACAAAAATTCcattctctctctgtctctctgtttctctctccattctttttggtctttttcgTACCTATAAATTGGAGTTGTTCAGCTGGGGTTTTTACCAAAGCAGAGCAATCTCCTTCCTCTTCTCTGCTCATTCACCTCCTCTGTTTTTTTGTATCAATAGCCATGGCAGAGAATGGAGAAATTCCTGGAAACCAAGCTACTGTCGTCTTGAATGTTAAAAAATGTGAGGCCAATCACAATATTCCTTCCTCCTCTGCCCCCAAAACCAACCATGGAGGAGGCTGCTGTTTCTCTGTACCTTTTTTGCAGATGGTGCATCTACTTATTCTTATGCTCATGATCACCAACTTATTtgattccttttttcttcttttgattcaTTACAAACCCAATTTAACatgaaaaaagggaaatttttgTCGTTGATGACAGTTGGTTGCAGAGGTGTTGGGCACATACTTCTTGATATTTGCCGGTTGTGGGTCGGTGGTGGTGAATTTGAACAATGAAAAGGTGGTGACTGCGCCGGGAATATCAATAGTTTGGGGACTTGCTGTGATGGTGCTGGTTTACTCTCTTGGCCACATCTCCGGCGCCCATTTTAATCCTGCGGTCACCATTGCCTTTGCCACTTGCAAGAGATTTCCATGGAAGCAGGTAAGCCACACCAGAGAAATTTCTTCCTTTCATAGAAACTTCTTGAATTCTgtaatttaatggtgaattttaCAAAAACCCATGATCCATATGTCTTTTCCCACCAACCAATGCATGTTGGATTCCCATCAACTTTGTCTCTCTGTtttaaacttcaattttttttttttttttttcccttttgtcaAATTATATTTTGCAGGTGCCAGCTTTTATATTGGCTCAAGTCCTCGGGTCAACACTGGCGAGCGGCACCCTTCGGTTGCTATTCACCGGGCACGATGACCAGTTCGCCGGAACAATTCCGGCGGGGTCTAACATGCAGTCTTTTGTGCTTGAGTTCATTATCACATTCTACCTCATGCTTGTCATATCCAGCGTTACCACCGACAACAGAGCTGTTAGTTCTTCGCCCTTAACTTCgtttaattttgttaaattactgGTTATTCCAAAAATGTTTAGATGTAaatttagagtatatttgagattgtgtttgagaagtaaaattttgaagtctaaaaaattgtgtttttgccatttttaaactttttgaacccttaaaaatgttttcaattttttttatcaaacggttacttttttcttctaaccgactttttgagtgttaaacgcacttttaggctcttcaaacgcacactcaaacatgcccttaatcATATTAATCAGGTTTAACACATGAAATGCTAAAATGAGtggtaaaatataaaattaggaTTTAAATTCAGAATCTCTACTCTAATATTAGTGAAATATCGAGTTAGGGTTTGAACTCAGGGTCTTACGGCTTCAGTTGGGTCAAGAACTGTCAGGATCATGagcttttttgtcatttatagAGAAAAAACAACTTTTATTTTGTCGTGATCTGAtaaaatgttaaatcattagTCATGTATCTTAAAAGTGGtgaaataaatcatttaattaatattctaacaaaattttccAATTAAAGTAATTGcacaagaatatataattaTCCAATGTGGTTGGCTGATTACTTCTCCTCTCTCATTGATCTATTGTGTCCAGACTCTTATGATATCAAGCAACCTGCTTAGTATATAAATCCAAACGTGTTTAGTtatgatattaaaataatttttaagcttaTGCATGCTGACAATTACGGATGAATATTCCTTTACacctttcaaatatatattgtcTTTGCAGATTGGAGAGCTTGCTGGTCTTGCTGTTGGGTCTACGGTCCTACTTAACGTGATGTTTGCACGGTAAAAGCTTAATCTAATCTGATTAATTACAACATATTAcacaaattatatgttcacatcATCACTAATTATATTGATACcactttttattatatatattcatgttgagtaatgctatttagtagatgGCATAGCAGCGGAAATCAACTGAAAATCATATAGTTGATTTTTATTGCCACATTATTaaattgtatgacagtcgtataacagtctattaaatagcTTTACTCATTCATGTTTGGTacatattttaagaataatgttTCAAATACTACAACTTCTACTACAAGCTCTTACATGATTGTCACGTAGCAATCCACAATTTAATGGTTGTGTGATCGTTCATTTTTTGGCGGTTGAGGTGATAAGTGTTACGTGAAATGCTATTTGTCAGGCCAATTTCAGGAGCATCAATGAATCCAGCAAGAAGCTTGGGGCCTGCAATAGCACATAGCAAATACAATAGCATATGGGTGTACATTTTGGCACCGACCCTTGGGGCTATATCTGGTGCATGGGTGTACAATTTTATTAGGTTCACGAACAAGCCATTGCCGTTGCGTGAGATCACCAAGAGTGGCTCTTCTCTAAGATTGTCAAGAAGTGGCAACTCAAGAAATAACAATTTtatctaactatatacatatatgtataagaATTGTTATTTTGCATTCTTTCAGCATTTTTTTAGTATACTCAACTGATATACGTGACATGTtcaattcaccattaaattctttttcctttttagttaAGATTTATCTAAAGGTGGATTGAGTATGGCATATCAGCTGAGTATACGGGAAGAAAGCTAGAAAAATGCCTAAtaatatttcttcatatttttatatatataaaacagatagaaaagaaaagggttctctccatatttttttgtagttgtttggtgattgttacGTAGGATGTGCTACATAGGGTTTAGAAAGTGTAAGGAGGAACTCACATTGTGTGCTATCAAATGTAATCTCCATAATCTCTATATTTCAACAAACCTTATAAATGAAAGTTTGCTTCATTGTTACAGTTGGAATTagacaaaatttgaaagaaaacttggTCCAAAGTTTGCTTCATTATTATAGTTGTAAAAATTCCaagggaagaaaatgaaagagcaGACCATCTTGCTCGGATAGCATCGACAGAGGAATCTATGGGAAAATCTGAAGAGATAATCCAAACTCTATCCTGACCTACCATAACCGAGGTAGTCTCGGTCTCAACAACAGAGGCGATACCGGA
Coding sequences within it:
- the LOC132170929 gene encoding aquaporin NIP1-1-like, whose translation is MAENGEIPGNQATVVLNVKKCEANHNIPSSSAPKTNHGGGCCFSVPFLQMLVAEVLGTYFLIFAGCGSVVVNLNNEKVVTAPGISIVWGLAVMVLVYSLGHISGAHFNPAVTIAFATCKRFPWKQVPAFILAQVLGSTLASGTLRLLFTGHDDQFAGTIPAGSNMQSFVLEFIITFYLMLVISSVTTDNRAIGELAGLAVGSTVLLNVMFARPISGASMNPARSLGPAIAHSKYNSIWVYILAPTLGAISGAWVYNFIRFTNKPLPLREITKSGSSLRLSRSGNSRNNNFI